The sequence ACCGCCTCCTACGCCCGCGAGCCGGCCAAGCCGGTAGTCAACGGCGAGGTCTGCTACGAGGGCATCGGCGAGGCGAGCCGCCAGGAGGTGCAGCGGCTTATGTTCTGGGTCTGCATGCTCTCCGGCGCGGCCGGCCACACCTACGGCGCCAACGGTCTCTGGCAGTTGAACGGGCGCGACAGGCCCTACGGTCCGTCGCCGCACGGCATGTCGTGGGGCGACACACCCTGGGAGGAGGCCGCGCGCCTTCCCGGCTCCGAGCAGGTCGGCCTGGCCAGGCGGCTCCTGGAGCGCTACCGGTGGTGGCAGATCGAGCCGCGCCCCGAGTGGGTGGAGCCGCATCGGGCAACCACCAACTACACCCTGCCGTACGCGGCCGGCGTTCCCCGCCACGTGCGGCTCGTCTACCTGCCGCTCTACCAGCGCCTGACCGCCGTGGCCGGCATGGAGCCCGATCTGTCCTACAATGCCTTCTGGTTCGACCCGAAGAACGGGCAGCAACGCGATATCGGAACCGCGGTGGGCGACGCCGAGGGCCGCTATCGCCCGCCCGCGCCGCCCATCTTCCAGGATTGGTTGCTCGTCCTCGAGGCGCGGGGCTGAGGGCGCAACAGGCGGAGGACAGCGCTTGAGCCTCCCGCTCCTGGCGGCTTGCCTGGCGCTCGCCGCCCCGCCCGGGCCGGCCTGGCGCGCCGACTTCGAGGCCGGCGTGGGCCCCGGGTGGCGCGTGCTCGCGGGAGCGCCGCGGACGGTCGGCGTTCCCGGCGGCCGCGCGCTCGAGATGACGCCCGGCTCGATCGCCGTCCTGGAGGGCGCCGGTGAGAGGGCCGACGTGGCCGTGGTGGCGCGCGTGCGCTTCGCCGAGCGCATGGGCTGGATCGAAGCGCCGTTCCTGCTGCGCGCGAGCCCATCCGGAGACGAGGCGATCCAGTTCTACCTGGAGCAGAAGAGCGGCGAGGCGCTGGTGACGCGCATGGGTCCGGGCGGCTGGACCCCGTTGGCGCGCGCGCCGTCGCCTTCGCCGCTCGTTCTCGGGACCTGGTACCGCGTGAAAGTGGTGGCGATCGGTCGTCGCGTCGCGGCGTGGGTGGACGGAAGGTTAGCGGTGGCGACGCTGGACGAGCGGCCGCGGGCCGGACTGGTGGGCCTGCGCGTGGGCCAGGCCCGCACGCAGTACGACGACCTTACGGTACGCCCTCCGAGCCGGGAGGAGGTGAAGACGATGCAAGGCCTGCGCCTGGACGGTCGCCGGCGCCCGCGGACGCTTGAGGTCGAGTGGTCGGCCGTGGGCGGCGGGCGCGCGCTCCTGCTCCACCCCGACGTGGCGGAGCCGACCGTGCCGTTTGCCGTCCTGGTAAGCGGGCGGGTGCGCGGCCCGGTTGCCGTGCGAATCGGCGGCGCGCGCTTCCGTGTGCGCCCGGGCGTCCCCGCGCAGGTGACGCTCGGGGGCCGGCAGGGCGCCCGGACGGTGGAGGTCTTTCAGGGCCGCCGCCGGGTGGCCATCTCCACGATCGAGGTGCGAGCGGCCACGCACTTTGATGCCGGCCCCTATGCCGCCCTCTTCGAGCGGCTCGAGCGCACGGTCCGCGCCGACCGGTCGACGCACCGCTACCTCGGCCGCGCGATCCGGTGCAACCCGACCTGGGTTCGCGACCACATCCACGAGATGAAGGCCTACCAGTTCTGGGAGACCGACCTCGCGAGCTTCGTCGACGCCCTGCTCGACCTTCAGCAACCCGACGGGTCCTTCTTCGAGATCCTCACGTCGCCGGACGACGCTCACCTGACCTTCGTCGACGAGAGGCACCGACGCATCGACCGCGGCGACAACATCGGATGGGTCCGCCTCGAGATGGAGGCCGACGTCGAGTACCTGATGGTGGAGGGCGCCTTCCGCATCTGGCAGGCCACCGGCGACATGGAGGCGCTGCGAAGGCGCCTTTCGCGACTGGAGCGCGGTCTCCTCTACTGCTTCACCGACCCTACCCGCTGGGACGCCGAGCACGGCGCGCTCAAGCGCACGTTCAGCATCGACACCTGGGACTTCACCTACGGCTGCTCGGAGCGCAACCGGCGGATTGAGCCCGGCATGCCGATGGGCATCATGCACGGCGACAACAGCGGGCTCTACCAGGCCATCCGGCAGCTCGCGGCGATGCTCCGGGCCGCCGGCGACGGCGCTCGCGCCCGCGCGTGGGACGAGCGCGCGGACGGGCTACGCGAACGCGTGAACCAGCTCTGCTTCAACGGGCGCTACTACACGCACCAGGTGCTCCTGCAGCCCGTCGACACCGGCGTGGAGGAGGAAGAGATCCTCTCCCTCTCCAACGCCTACGATATCAACCGCGGCCTTCCCACACGGCCGATGGCCGTCCGAATCCTCGACGAGTACGCGAGACGCCGGACGCTGCGCGCGAGGACGCACTTCGCCGAGTGGTTCTCGATCGACCCGCCCTACCCGCGGTTTGGCCCACACCCCGCGGGCCAGTACATCAACGGCGGCATCGCCTCCTTCGTGGCCGGCGAGCTCGCGAAGGCCGCCCTTGAGCACGGGCGCGAGGCGTACGGGGCCGACATCCTGCGGCGCCTGGCGGAGAAGGTGGAGAAGGACGGAGCGATCTACTTCCTTTACACCGCCGACGGGCGCGATCAGGGCGGCGGCCCGAGCGGCTGGGGCGCCGCCGCTGTCATCTCCGCCCTCGTCGAGGGGCTTGCCGGCATTCGCGATGATGACCGTCTCTTCCGGTCCGTCACGGTGAGCCCGCGCTTCTGCGCCGCCGGCATCGACCGCGCGTCGGTCTGCGCTCGCTACGGGCCGAGCGGCGCCTACGTGGCCCTGCGCTACGAGCACGACGCCGTTCGGCGCGCCATCCGCCTGGTGCTGGCCGGCGCGCCGCACCGGGTACGGCTCCGCGTGCTGCTGCCAGCGGGGGCGGCCACGGCGACCCTCGACGGTAAGCGGGCGCGAATCGAGAAGGTCGAAGACGCCCACTACGCGCTCGTCGAGCCGCCGCGCGGGCCGGGAGACGGCACGCTGACGATCGAGGTAGCATACCGCTGAGCGCCGCCACGCATCCATGTTCGGAGGTACAGCGATGAACTTGCTCACGATGGCCGCGGCCCTGGCGCTCCTCGCCGGGTGCGCCGCGGCGGGCGCCGGCGAGGAGGTCGAAGTGCCTGGCTTCGCCTTCGCCGATCCGGCCGCCGCAGCCGCCGCGTGGCGCCCGAACGAGCGCGGCGCGCCCGCCGCACTGGCCCCGGAGCGCACGCCCGACGGCCGGCCCGCCGTGGCGTTCCGGTGCGACATGCCCCGTCTCCAGGAGCGCGCCTACTGGGACTGGACGGGCGCCGTCGACCTCTCGCGCCACGGCCGTATAGCCCTCTGGATCAAGGCCGTCGGCGACCTATCCGCCGTGGCCAGCACGACGCTCTACTTCCGCTCGGGGGACGGCTGGTACGGCGCGGGGTTCGGGCCGCCGGAGGGAGCATGGCGCCGCGTGACGCTGGATCGCTCCGCGTTCGCGCCCGAGGACGCCCCAGGCGGCTGGCGCGCGCTCACCGGCATGCGGCTCTCGTTCTGGAAGGGCCAGGATCGCGCCGCGACGGTCTACGTGGGCGGCGTGGACGGGCAGGCCTCCGATGTCGTCGTGGTGCGAAGCGCCCGTGGCGGCGACGAGCAGCGTCGCCAGGCCGAGGCGACGGCCACCCTGCTCGCCCGGGCGGGCGCCGATTGCATGAGCGTGGACGACACCGACGTGGCGGACGGCGCGCTGGAGGGAAAGCGCGTGGCCGTCTACCCGATGAGCCCCGGCCTCCTGGACGCCGAGGCCGCCGCGCTCGAGCGGTTCGTGGCGGGCGGCGGAAAGGTGCTAGCGCTCTACACCGTGCCAGAGCGGCTCGCCGGGCTGCTCGGAATCCGTGACGTGGGCTGGCTCGGCCAGCAGCACGCCGGCCAGTTCGCCGCCATGCGCTTCGATCCGGGCGCGCTGCCCGGCCTGCCGGCCGAGGCGCGCCAGGCGTCATGGAACATCGTTCGCGTGGAGCCCGCCGACCACCACGCCCGGGTCATCGGCCGCTGGTTCGACGCGGAGGGCCGCGACACCGGCTACGCGGCCGTGGTGGTCAGCGACACCGGCGCGTACGTGTCGCACGTGCTCCTGCCAGACGACGCTGCGCGCAAGGAGCAGATGGCGCGCGCGCTGCTCGGCCACCTCGCGCCGCCGCTGTGGAAGGGGATGGCCGACGGCGCCCTGGCCCGCGCGGGCCGCCTCTCGCGCTGGGAGCGATTTGGGGAGGCCGAGCGGGGCGTGCGGGCGCTGGCCGCGCGGGCGGGTCGGCGAGCGGGCGTCGACCCGCTCCTCGATCGGGCCACGGCCGCCTACCGCCACGCGAGCTCACTCGCCGCCGATGCGCGCTACCCGGAGGCCCTGGAGGCCGCATCCGAGGCTGGTTCACGACTGACCGCCGCCTACGCCGCAGCCCAACCCTCGCGCGCCGGCGAGTTTCGCGGCGTGTGGTGCCACTCCGCCTACGGGGTGGAGGGCCTGACCTGGGACGAGGCTGCGCGCCGCCTCAAGGAGGCCGGGTTCACCGCCGTGGTGCCGAACATGCTCTGGGGCGGCGTGGCCGACTACCCGAGCAAGGTGCTGCCGGTGCGCGACCGGGTGGCGCGCGACGGCGACGCGATCGCCCGGTGCATTGCCGCCAGCCGCAAGACCGGCATCCAGGTGCACGTGTGGAAGGTCAACTGGAACCTGAGCGGCGCGCCTGATGCGTTCGTGGCGCGGATGCGCGCCGAGGGCCGGATGCAGAGCGACAACGGCGGCCATGAGGTCCTCTGGCTCTGCCCGTCACACCCGGCCAACTTCGCGCTGGAGCGCGACTCCATGCTGGAGGTCGTGCGCAACTACGACGTGGACGGCATCCACTTCGACTATATCCGGTATCCCGACAGCAGCGCCTGCTACTGCGGCGGCTGCCGCCGGCGCTTTGAGGAGCAGACGGCCAGGCCCGCGGACCGCTGGCCTGCCGACGTGCTGCGCGGCGGCCCGCGTTACGCGCGGTACCAGGAGTTCCGCCGGAGCAACATCACGCGGCTCGTGCGAGCAGTGAGCGAGGAAGCGCACCGCATCAAGCCGTGGATCCGGGTGTCCGCCGCCGTCTTCCCGAACTGGCCCTCGTGCCGCGAGGAGATCGGGCAGGATTGGGGCCGCTGGGTGCGTGAGGGCTGGCTGGACTTCGTGTGCCCGATGGACTACAGCGCCTCGAGCGCGGAGTTCCGCACGCGCGTGCAGGTGCAGCGCGGCGCCGTAGCGGGCCGCGTGCCCCTCTATCCCGGCATCGGCGCCTCAGCGCCCGGCCTCACGGCCGCCCAGGTCATCGACCAGGTCGCCATCGCCCGCGCGGAGGGCGCCGACGGCTTCATCGTCTTCAACTACGACGCCGCGCTGGTCAGCGACCACCTTCCCGCGCTCGGCCGTGGCGCGACCGCCGTGCCCGCGCACGCGCCCCACGAGGCGCCCGCCGTCGAGTGGACGCTCCGCCAGGCGGGCCGACCCGTGATCGGCGAAGCGCGCGCGGGCCTGCCCATCGGACTGGCTGCGCGGCTGACGCTCCACGGCCCGTTCCGGCGAGCGCCTCGCGCGGCCGAAGGCGTGGCCGAGGTGCGCCGCCTGGATGACACGCTGGCGCGGACGCTGGGTCCGTGCAAGGCGGGCGGAGCGCCGGTCGCCGCCAGGTCAGCCCTCGTGGCGGGCCAGTACCGCCTCGTGGTGCGCGGGACCGTGACGCTGGCGGACGGCTCGAGCCGCCCGTTCACGGCGCGCGGGCCGCTGCTCCGGGTCGTCCGATGAGTGCACGATCGAAAGCGCCACCAGGGCTCCCCTCGGCCGCCCCGGCCCGAAAGGAGCGAGACGATGCCCCGGCCTGAAGGCACACCCGATCCGCGCGTTCGGTCCTTCGTCCTGCCCACCCGGGTCGTCTGGGCCTCCGCCGAGGGCGTCGAGAACGCCCATCACCTGCTGAGCGATGACGACGCCGTGTGTGTGATGCGGCCCGACCCGGCCGGCGCCGAGCTGCCGGGCGTCCTTCTGGACTTCGGCCGCGAACTGCACGGCGGGGTGCGCCTCGAGGTGCCCGCCACCTCGACAGGGAAGCCCGCGCGCGTTCGGGTACGCTTCGGCGAGTCGTGCAGCGAGGCGATGGGCACGCCGAACCAGGACCACGCCATCCACGACTTCGATACCCTCGTCCCGTGGATGGGCCACGTGGAGATCGGCTGCACGGGCTTCCGCTTCGTGCGAATAGACGTCCTCGACCGGCAGGCCGAGATCCAGCTCAAGCAGGCGCGAGCCGTCTTCCTCTACCGGCCCCTGGACTACGTCGGCGCCTTCGAGTGCAGCGACCCGCGCGTGAGCGCGATCTGGGAGACCGGCGCCTACACGGTGCACCTTTGCATGCAGGACCACCTCTGGGACGGCATCAAGCGCGACCGACTGGTCTGGATCGGCGACATGCACCCGGAGACGATGGTGGTGAGCACGGTCTTCGGCGAGTCGCCCGTGGTCCCTTCGAGCCTGGACCACGTGCGCGACCATACCCCGCTGCCCGGCTGGATGAACGGGATCTCCTCCTATTCGCTCTGGTGGATCCTCTGCCACCACGACTGGTACCGCTACCACGGCAACCGCGCCTATCTCGCCGAGCAGCTCCCCTACCTCACCGCGCTCCTCGCCCACCTGCGGGCGCACCTGGGGCCGGACGGGCGCGAGGCGCTGACCGGCACCCGCTTCCTGGAGTGGCCCACCAGCCGGGACCCTGTGGCGGTCGACGCGGGACTTCAGGCGCTCGTCGCGATGGCACTCCGGGCCGGCGCGGCGCTGTGCCGCGCGCTCGGCGCCGAGGCCGAGACCGCGAGTGCCGATGAGACCGCCCGCCGGGCCGCCGCGTGCCGCCGCGCGCCGACGCCGAGCAAACAGGCCAGCGCTCTGCTCGCGCTGGCCGGCATGACCGACCCCGCGCAGGTG comes from Chthonomonadales bacterium and encodes:
- a CDS encoding family 10 glycosylhydrolase, which codes for MNLLTMAAALALLAGCAAAGAGEEVEVPGFAFADPAAAAAAWRPNERGAPAALAPERTPDGRPAVAFRCDMPRLQERAYWDWTGAVDLSRHGRIALWIKAVGDLSAVASTTLYFRSGDGWYGAGFGPPEGAWRRVTLDRSAFAPEDAPGGWRALTGMRLSFWKGQDRAATVYVGGVDGQASDVVVVRSARGGDEQRRQAEATATLLARAGADCMSVDDTDVADGALEGKRVAVYPMSPGLLDAEAAALERFVAGGGKVLALYTVPERLAGLLGIRDVGWLGQQHAGQFAAMRFDPGALPGLPAEARQASWNIVRVEPADHHARVIGRWFDAEGRDTGYAAVVVSDTGAYVSHVLLPDDAARKEQMARALLGHLAPPLWKGMADGALARAGRLSRWERFGEAERGVRALAARAGRRAGVDPLLDRATAAYRHASSLAADARYPEALEAASEAGSRLTAAYAAAQPSRAGEFRGVWCHSAYGVEGLTWDEAARRLKEAGFTAVVPNMLWGGVADYPSKVLPVRDRVARDGDAIARCIAASRKTGIQVHVWKVNWNLSGAPDAFVARMRAEGRMQSDNGGHEVLWLCPSHPANFALERDSMLEVVRNYDVDGIHFDYIRYPDSSACYCGGCRRRFEEQTARPADRWPADVLRGGPRYARYQEFRRSNITRLVRAVSEEAHRIKPWIRVSAAVFPNWPSCREEIGQDWGRWVREGWLDFVCPMDYSASSAEFRTRVQVQRGAVAGRVPLYPGIGASAPGLTAAQVIDQVAIARAEGADGFIVFNYDAALVSDHLPALGRGATAVPAHAPHEAPAVEWTLRQAGRPVIGEARAGLPIGLAARLTLHGPFRRAPRAAEGVAEVRRLDDTLARTLGPCKAGGAPVAARSALVAGQYRLVVRGTVTLADGSSRPFTARGPLLRVVR
- a CDS encoding alpha-L-rhamnosidase; this encodes MPRPEGTPDPRVRSFVLPTRVVWASAEGVENAHHLLSDDDAVCVMRPDPAGAELPGVLLDFGRELHGGVRLEVPATSTGKPARVRVRFGESCSEAMGTPNQDHAIHDFDTLVPWMGHVEIGCTGFRFVRIDVLDRQAEIQLKQARAVFLYRPLDYVGAFECSDPRVSAIWETGAYTVHLCMQDHLWDGIKRDRLVWIGDMHPETMVVSTVFGESPVVPSSLDHVRDHTPLPGWMNGISSYSLWWILCHHDWYRYHGNRAYLAEQLPYLTALLAHLRAHLGPDGREALTGTRFLEWPTSRDPVAVDAGLQALVAMALRAGAALCRALGAEAETASADETARRAAACRRAPTPSKQASALLALAGMTDPAQVNREVLAADPHHGLSTFYGYYVLQARALAGDYAGCLDLLRAYWGGMMDLGATTFWEDFQLEWTVNAAGIDSLVPPGKRDIHADFGDYCYRGLRHSLCHGWAAGPTAWLSEHVLGIAPASPGFETVRIRPRLAGLEWARGAVPTPHGPIRVEHRADGAGVRSEIELPAGVRRVE